One window from the genome of Perca flavescens isolate YP-PL-M2 chromosome 17, PFLA_1.0, whole genome shotgun sequence encodes:
- the zmp:0000000760 gene encoding collagen alpha-1(IX) chain isoform X2, translating to MPSYKEMLVFAALFAFLGLTQCQKLPSFDLLEEFRVPESRGVRRVEGSQPEALAYRVNPSIHLRRTMSDVYPDGLPSDYSVIATFKVTKDTAKKSWDLWQVSDPKGREQVGLRFQGDTRSLDFFYTSPHGSQMLRTFHGVEKLFDGEWHKLALSVKGSQVKLLIDCEEVSVESIDEPRPVIHRGYTSIVKRAAGDRSVSVDLQQMEVSCDPEQAYSEGCCELSSCGGYAEIGLTAGRASCKCVHGQPGIQGSPGPKGHRGLPGEAGDQGRQGNWGIRGNTGDYGNIGETGPKGEEGIKGEKGMRGLWGQVGDRGPKGLKGLRGAAGFKGVRGPPGDIGETGKLGEVGAKGEKGYEGIPGFQGVKGEKGTTGVAGRAGPRGNQGIVGDPGERGAPGEKGKPGIHGPVGRAGTIGPKGIIGDPGLTGRDGDVGIEAYQGAQGLSGKLGRSGAKGEKGTLGPAGEMGPQGRTGPRGYKGSAGKPGRPGFIGPPGPTGHVGVPGKPGSKGDTGIQGIQGVKGAQGEKGIKGPKGKVGDRGEQGPQGGRGKRGPAGPPGSSGPVGVKGVRGEGGPDGFQGPPGPPGPTLPAQHVIEVCKKVVLEQMSTFANSVKRTCAAVCPLYGDVPMGAPGPPGPKGPPGPPGDSGNDGVDGEVGQPGFYGEAGELGRKGETGDRGEQGDKGPKGYGLPGYFGDQGTKGQRGRLGRAFNGQPGKQGERGHVGRPGLRGHAGLRGPPGVCVTSGCAQLNSTSGTPRPATRRLRNRP from the exons atgccATCGTACAAAGAAATGCTGGTGTTTGCAGCACTCTTCGCCTTCCTGGGACTGACCCAATGTCAAAAGCTGCCAA GTTTCGATCTGCTCGAGGAGTTTCGTGTGCCTGAGTCGAGAGGAGTGAGGAGAGTGGAGGGCTCTCAACCTGAGGCCTTGGCCTACCGCGTCAACCCCTCCATCCATCTACGGAGGACCATGAG CGATGTGTATCCAGATGGACTTCCCTCTGACTACTCCGTCATCGCAACGTTTAAGGTGACCAAAGACACGGCCAAGAAATCCTGGGACCTGTGGCAGGTAAGCGACCCCAAGGGACGAGAGCAAGTCGGCCTGCGTTTCCAGGGGGATACACGCTCTTTAGACTTCTTCTACACCAGCCCCCATGGGAGCCAGATGCTGAGGACCTTCCATGGTGTGGAAAAGTTGTTTGATGGAGAGTGGCACAAGTTGGCGCTGAGTGTGAAGGGCAGCCAGGTGAAGCTGCTGATAGACTGTGAAGAGGTCAGTGTGGAGTCCATTGATGAGCCAAGGCCAGTCATCCACCGAGGGTACACCTCCATTGTCAAGCGGGCTGCTGGAGATCGCTCTGTGTCT GTTGACCTCCAGCAGATGGAGGTGTCCTGTGACCCAGAGCAGGCTTATTCAGAGGGCTGCTGTGAGCTCTCCAGT TGTGGAGGGTACGCAGAGATCGGCCTAACCGCTGGAAGAGCGTCTTGCAAATGTGTGCACGGACAACCCGGCATTCAGGGATCTCCAGGGCCAAAG GGTCACAGAGGTCTTCCAGGAGAAGCCGGAGACCAAGGAAGACAAGGAAACTgg GGGATCCGGGGAAACACAGGAGACTACGGCAACATTGGCGAGACAGGCCCAAAG GGTGAAGAAGGAATCAAAGGCGAGAAAGGAATGAGAGGACTCTGGGGCCAAGTG GGAGACAGAGGCCCTAAGGGGCTGAAAGGATTAAGAGGGGCAGCAGGCTTCAAG GGAGTACGTGGACCACCTGGAGACATCGGAGAGACTGGGAAATTAGGAGAAGTT GGTGCTAAAGGCGAAAAAGGATATGAAGGGATTCCCGGATTTCAAGGAGTAAAG GGAGAAAAAGGGACCACTGGTGTTGCAGGGCGTGCTGGGCCCAGAGGAAACCAG GGTATTGTGGGAGATCCTGGAGAGAGGGGAGCTCCTGGAGAGAAGGGGAAACCT GGGATCCATGGACCTGTGGGCAGAGCTGGCACCATCGGACCAAAG GGCATTATTGGAGATCCGGGCCTTACAGGCAGAGATGGTGATGTCGGAATAGAG GCTTATCAAGGAGCACAAGGTCTCAGTGGAAAACTCGGACGAAGTGGAGCAAAG GGAGAGAAAGGCACCCTTGGGCCAGCAGGAGAAATGGGTCCCCAAGGCCGAACT GGCCCAAGAGGTTACAAGGGTTCTGCGGGGAAGCCAGGAAGACCTGGATTTATCGGACCACCGGGACCTACT GGACACGTGGGTGTGCCTGGAAAACCAGGCTCCAAG GGTGACACGGGAATACAGGGAATCCAAGGAGTTAAAGGTGCACAG ggGGAAAAAGGCATTAAGGGCCCAAAAGGAAAG GTTGGAGACAGGGGTGAGCAGGGTCCTCAGGGAGGACGGGGGAAACGCGGTCCGGCTGGCCCACCTGGAAGTTCGGGCCCTGTCGGAGTCAAGGGGGTTCGGGGTGAAGGAGGACCAGATGGTTTTCAGGGGCCCCCGGGTCCACCA GGCCCGACCCTGCCTGCTCAGCATGTGATCGAGGTTTGTAAGAAAGTGGTCCTGGAGCAGATGTCCACCTTTGCCAACTCAGTGAAGAGGACGTGTGCTGCAGTGTGTCCTTTGTACGGGGACGTGCCCATGGGTGCCCCTGGTCCCCCTGGACCGAAAGGACCCCCCGGACCTCCT GGTGACTCTGGTAATGATGGTGTTGATGGAGAAGTGGGCCAACCGGGATTCTACGGAGAAGCCGGGGAACTGGGCCGAAAAGGAGAAACAG gtgACAGAGGAGAGCAAGGGGATAAAGGACCCAAGGGTTATGGTCTACCTGGCTACTTTGGAGACCAAGGAACAAAAG GTCAGCGTGGACGTCTTGGTAGAGCCTTTAATGGCCAGCCAGGGAAGCAGGGTGAGAGGGGACATGTGGGCCGGCCTGGACTCAGGGGCCATGCAGGTCTCAGAGGACCTCCAGGTGTTTGTGTCACCTCTGGGTGTGCTCAGCTGAACTCCACCAGCGGGACACCGCGGCCAGCAACAAGGAGGTTGAGGAATCGCCCGTAG
- the zmp:0000000760 gene encoding collagen alpha-1(IX) chain isoform X1, translated as MPSYKEMLVFAALFAFLGLTQCQKLPSFDLLEEFRVPESRGVRRVEGSQPEALAYRVNPSIHLRRTMSDVYPDGLPSDYSVIATFKVTKDTAKKSWDLWQVSDPKGREQVGLRFQGDTRSLDFFYTSPHGSQMLRTFHGVEKLFDGEWHKLALSVKGSQVKLLIDCEEVSVESIDEPRPVIHRGYTSIVKRAAGDRSVSVDLQQMEVSCDPEQAYSEGCCELSSVCGGYAEIGLTAGRASCKCVHGQPGIQGSPGPKGHRGLPGEAGDQGRQGNWGIRGNTGDYGNIGETGPKGEEGIKGEKGMRGLWGQVGDRGPKGLKGLRGAAGFKGVRGPPGDIGETGKLGEVGAKGEKGYEGIPGFQGVKGEKGTTGVAGRAGPRGNQGIVGDPGERGAPGEKGKPGIHGPVGRAGTIGPKGIIGDPGLTGRDGDVGIEAYQGAQGLSGKLGRSGAKGEKGTLGPAGEMGPQGRTGPRGYKGSAGKPGRPGFIGPPGPTGHVGVPGKPGSKGDTGIQGIQGVKGAQGEKGIKGPKGKVGDRGEQGPQGGRGKRGPAGPPGSSGPVGVKGVRGEGGPDGFQGPPGPPGPTLPAQHVIEVCKKVVLEQMSTFANSVKRTCAAVCPLYGDVPMGAPGPPGPKGPPGPPGDSGNDGVDGEVGQPGFYGEAGELGRKGETGDRGEQGDKGPKGYGLPGYFGDQGTKGQRGRLGRAFNGQPGKQGERGHVGRPGLRGHAGLRGPPGVCVTSGCAQLNSTSGTPRPATRRLRNRP; from the exons atgccATCGTACAAAGAAATGCTGGTGTTTGCAGCACTCTTCGCCTTCCTGGGACTGACCCAATGTCAAAAGCTGCCAA GTTTCGATCTGCTCGAGGAGTTTCGTGTGCCTGAGTCGAGAGGAGTGAGGAGAGTGGAGGGCTCTCAACCTGAGGCCTTGGCCTACCGCGTCAACCCCTCCATCCATCTACGGAGGACCATGAG CGATGTGTATCCAGATGGACTTCCCTCTGACTACTCCGTCATCGCAACGTTTAAGGTGACCAAAGACACGGCCAAGAAATCCTGGGACCTGTGGCAGGTAAGCGACCCCAAGGGACGAGAGCAAGTCGGCCTGCGTTTCCAGGGGGATACACGCTCTTTAGACTTCTTCTACACCAGCCCCCATGGGAGCCAGATGCTGAGGACCTTCCATGGTGTGGAAAAGTTGTTTGATGGAGAGTGGCACAAGTTGGCGCTGAGTGTGAAGGGCAGCCAGGTGAAGCTGCTGATAGACTGTGAAGAGGTCAGTGTGGAGTCCATTGATGAGCCAAGGCCAGTCATCCACCGAGGGTACACCTCCATTGTCAAGCGGGCTGCTGGAGATCGCTCTGTGTCT GTTGACCTCCAGCAGATGGAGGTGTCCTGTGACCCAGAGCAGGCTTATTCAGAGGGCTGCTGTGAGCTCTCCAGTGTT TGTGGAGGGTACGCAGAGATCGGCCTAACCGCTGGAAGAGCGTCTTGCAAATGTGTGCACGGACAACCCGGCATTCAGGGATCTCCAGGGCCAAAG GGTCACAGAGGTCTTCCAGGAGAAGCCGGAGACCAAGGAAGACAAGGAAACTgg GGGATCCGGGGAAACACAGGAGACTACGGCAACATTGGCGAGACAGGCCCAAAG GGTGAAGAAGGAATCAAAGGCGAGAAAGGAATGAGAGGACTCTGGGGCCAAGTG GGAGACAGAGGCCCTAAGGGGCTGAAAGGATTAAGAGGGGCAGCAGGCTTCAAG GGAGTACGTGGACCACCTGGAGACATCGGAGAGACTGGGAAATTAGGAGAAGTT GGTGCTAAAGGCGAAAAAGGATATGAAGGGATTCCCGGATTTCAAGGAGTAAAG GGAGAAAAAGGGACCACTGGTGTTGCAGGGCGTGCTGGGCCCAGAGGAAACCAG GGTATTGTGGGAGATCCTGGAGAGAGGGGAGCTCCTGGAGAGAAGGGGAAACCT GGGATCCATGGACCTGTGGGCAGAGCTGGCACCATCGGACCAAAG GGCATTATTGGAGATCCGGGCCTTACAGGCAGAGATGGTGATGTCGGAATAGAG GCTTATCAAGGAGCACAAGGTCTCAGTGGAAAACTCGGACGAAGTGGAGCAAAG GGAGAGAAAGGCACCCTTGGGCCAGCAGGAGAAATGGGTCCCCAAGGCCGAACT GGCCCAAGAGGTTACAAGGGTTCTGCGGGGAAGCCAGGAAGACCTGGATTTATCGGACCACCGGGACCTACT GGACACGTGGGTGTGCCTGGAAAACCAGGCTCCAAG GGTGACACGGGAATACAGGGAATCCAAGGAGTTAAAGGTGCACAG ggGGAAAAAGGCATTAAGGGCCCAAAAGGAAAG GTTGGAGACAGGGGTGAGCAGGGTCCTCAGGGAGGACGGGGGAAACGCGGTCCGGCTGGCCCACCTGGAAGTTCGGGCCCTGTCGGAGTCAAGGGGGTTCGGGGTGAAGGAGGACCAGATGGTTTTCAGGGGCCCCCGGGTCCACCA GGCCCGACCCTGCCTGCTCAGCATGTGATCGAGGTTTGTAAGAAAGTGGTCCTGGAGCAGATGTCCACCTTTGCCAACTCAGTGAAGAGGACGTGTGCTGCAGTGTGTCCTTTGTACGGGGACGTGCCCATGGGTGCCCCTGGTCCCCCTGGACCGAAAGGACCCCCCGGACCTCCT GGTGACTCTGGTAATGATGGTGTTGATGGAGAAGTGGGCCAACCGGGATTCTACGGAGAAGCCGGGGAACTGGGCCGAAAAGGAGAAACAG gtgACAGAGGAGAGCAAGGGGATAAAGGACCCAAGGGTTATGGTCTACCTGGCTACTTTGGAGACCAAGGAACAAAAG GTCAGCGTGGACGTCTTGGTAGAGCCTTTAATGGCCAGCCAGGGAAGCAGGGTGAGAGGGGACATGTGGGCCGGCCTGGACTCAGGGGCCATGCAGGTCTCAGAGGACCTCCAGGTGTTTGTGTCACCTCTGGGTGTGCTCAGCTGAACTCCACCAGCGGGACACCGCGGCCAGCAACAAGGAGGTTGAGGAATCGCCCGTAG